The sequence AAAAAGTCTATTACGGACTAGTTTACAAAAGCTTGATGAAGAACATATAAGATATGCAAATTAGATAGAATAAAACCTGTTGCAAAAGCACGGTATTGTCTCCTTCAAATGTCTGAAAGATGTCATGGTCATTCCTCAAGCTGCCAAATCGGTTGACAGCAGCATATCCGTGACCTCCACAGGCTTCTCTACAAATGCTCAATGACTTCGCTGTATATGAAGTGACATAGGCCTTCAGCCCCGCTGAAAGTGTATGGACATCCCCTATTAACTGCTCGTCGTGAGTCTTCTTCATCTCGGAATATTTATCTATCAAGTGCAACGTGGCAAAGTGGTAAGCATAAGCTGAAGCCAACATTGGAATCAGCTTATGCTGCTGAGATTGGTAATCAAGAATGCTGATTTCAGGTTGCTTTGGAGGGCCAAATTGCTGTCGTAGCAGTGAATATCTTACTGCTATTATGACCGAAATCTTCAGGACACCAACTGAAGAATAAGCAAGACCGACTCTCCCTCCAACAAGCTCACCTAGTGTAGCAGCAAATCTTTTGCTGATAGAAGGCAAACTGCTCGTGTATTTTCCATCTCTGGAGACATCTCCAAATCGATTTAGAAGATTATCTCGAGGAATTCTTACCGATCTAAATCTCAGTGCGCCATTATCTACTCCATTTAAGCCAACTTTATGTCCACAATCATGTATTTCAACTCCAGGAAGCGTCTCATGGGTCTTCATATCTCTAATCGGTACAATAAATGCATGAACACCCATATCAGAAATGCCTTTCGCATCATGAGTAGGCAAGATTAACTTTGCAAAAACTGTTGCAAACTTTCCATGGACGGCAGCGTTACCAATCCACCATTTAATGGCCCCATCATTGGGCGTGTCAATGATGAACTCGTCTTTGAGTGGATCAAAAGTTGCTACTGTTTGGAGGCCTTGAACATTTGAGCCTTGAAAGGAACATTCAAAAGAAGCCATAAGAAAAACGTAAAACAAAATCTTCACAGTTCAAACTATGTAAATCttatattattttcttaatCTTTTGCAAATCTATTGTTTCTTGAATTGTCATATAAACGCCATAAAAGAAAATATGAAAGTATTATTGTCAACATCCATGATCAAGTGCATAGCTTgatagttaaaaaaaaaaagtgcatAGGTTGAGAATATGGAGAACAAATGGCACCGATGACATTCAAGAAATTCTTAAACAAAAATTGACTCATGAAGAATAATGGTTCATAAGTGGCATTAGGTCTTGAGCCCGAGCACGAGAAACTACCATGATGAAGCTCTGTCATTGCAAAACACCCTGGATACTCCATGTTGTCAATTCCTTCAAAGAACTTGTCTTGATGCTTTTTGGTCCCCAAGTTAAGTACAGAACCTCCCCAAAGGCTGAGGAATTCATATAAATTCAAGGTCTTGATTAGGATCATCTAAGCAGAGAGTTAAATATTAGAAACACTAGAAAGCAAAGCACCAGataatgttatttttataatatccCACAATTATGTgataaagggaaaaaaaaacctCAAATACATCAACTTATATAGGCACCAGGAAAGCCAAAATAGTTAAGTCACGCTCACCCAACAATCATATGcatcatgtaaaaaaaaaatttgttgccTTCACTTTACATGTATTATGAGTTAATGAGGAAGGGAAATTGCACCAAGAGGTGTCATCAGTTCCATGGCATGATTTTTGCAAGGCAACAAGATAGATTGCTAGTGCGTTTTTGTTTCATATGGTCCAGCAAAATACGTGGATATGCCTTATATCGGATCATTTATAATAGATCCCCATAACCTCTATCCTTCCATTCTGACCTAATCTTTGACGAAACAGAAATAAATGTAACAGCCAACATAGAGCCCCAATCAAACTGTAATATCATCCACAAGGATGCAGAAAGAGTTTGTGATGGGAGCATCATTGGTTAACGCTGGGAAATGGCGTGAACAACTTAACAGCTTGAGATCTGGGAAGCAGGAGATAGGAAGGACAGTAgcaaattttatttgatattccTAACGTTTACAAATTCTAAAGTGCAAAGGAAATGAAAATCATAACAGAGTTCAAGATCCTTCTATTTCTCTTCTAGGTTTCCTTCTATTCTGTTCTTTGTTCTAACTTTCTTCCTATTTCTGAGATTGAGCAAAGCTCAAGGTCATTGGGTATCCTCATCACATTAGTACCCTTGATTATAAACAACAGAGTGAAAAGGTTGAAAAATACTATCACGTGGCTCACACTGAAACCCAATCCAGAATAGTGATTAGTGAACGACAGTCATTACTAGGAGACAACCACGGGACATCAATTTGTCAATGGTAAGGGTACCAGCCAAATCCCAAATGGTGTTCAGAGTCATTCACATCTATTGGCAATGCCACCACACTCCATCGATTTCACAGCACATTACGCAAGCATGATGAAAAACTTGAGACTTTTCTCCGAAACAGATTAAGACTTTTGGTTGGTTCCAGAAACTGAGCATATGAAATAACGATCAATGATCATGTTCTACAAAGCACACATCCATCAAGTCATTCACTCTTCTTAATCAcacatattaattaaaaaagaaCATAAAATTATAACCTTTGGCTAAACAATGCCCGTTAATAAACGGCAAACCATAATTCCCCAAGAACACACATGCAAATTTATACATAAAAAAAGATCTAAAGTAGCAACAATTACCTGTATTGCACACCCATCTTGATCCCCAACGACATGTCCACGCCTCCCACGGCCTCAAGAATAGCAAAATACTTCCCCGGGTCTTCCAAAATATACCTAAATGGCCTGATTCCAGCCTCTCTGACCAACCCCATCAGCTGCCTCATACAAAGCTCCCGATGCTCGTCCTTGGATATCTCAAGCGGCGTCTGCAGCTCAGGCCTCGAATTGAAGTAATCATAAACTctttgttgtatatccctgtgCTTTCCCCTCATGTACTCAGACAATCGATCCGTGTTCACTACAATCTTCGCACGGCCCGCGCAATTCAGCACCTCCAGGTCTCCGCAGGACGCCGATTCCGGCGCCGGCTGTAGGTGAAAACACAATCTTTGGATGCGTCGAGTAACGATGGATTGATCCTTATCCAGAAACCCATCTCCCGACATTGAAATTGAGGCGTTTTCTTCACGGGATTCCATTCCTTCGATCGAAAGAATTTGAGGTGAAATTTCTGAGGTAATTTATTGGTTTTTGTATAGGTGAGCAGCTCAGAAAGATTTGCACGGAAAGAAAGGTGACGTGGTGCCATGTAAGATATCCACGTGGAAGGCTTTTGATTGGCTCATGAAAGCATGGAAGTACATAATTTTGGCGCGCCTTCCAACGCGGTGGAGATAGAGATGAAATTGTAGAGAAAAAAGATTTTAAtgtctttgaaattttttatttattattatttattaatgtctttgaaaattatttctttttagACGGTGACGTCATAATCTTTGACTATAAAGactattaatatttatgatgttaTAGGATCGTGCTAACATCCTCATCcatatacaaatattattgcggattataaattataaattaatcatttcaaaaatgaaaataaatatgTATAAAGAATTTTCATATAGTATTTCCATCTTTTCAattaaaagatttattcttAGCCCGTTAATTAAAATGGTGTAGGTATAAAATAGGAGCATAAATAGTAAATACTAAGGACGGGACCACCTGTCTGAATAAgctaaaatagaaaaaaaaatcataattttttaggTAAAAATTAATTCATGCCTAAAAATTTAATGTTATCATACATAATAAGTACTTTAATATAAAATCAGGTATAATAACTCGACCAAATACGCAaatgaataattttaaaaatatattgaaaACAGAAAATTTAGCACATTTCACAGACATATTTACCTCATCTGATAGTAGGTTTTATGCTTAAATCTAAAAACTTTAGATTTAACattctattaatttttatataggGTGTTTTTCgtttttgtgtttttatttttttgttttttgtttacaTTTCATAAGAGGTGTTGATGCATTAATTCTCCCACAAGAATATCTATACATTACACAatcaaataattataattataattatatttattccACATAATTCCTTTTTTTAATGCATTCCAAATACATTCTTATTAACTCGAGGATTGTAAATATGTTcctattttttgtttatttaatatatttgtgCAGAATTTGTGACATTTTGGCCAAATCTATTGTCATTTTATATTTACATGCGCATAACCAACATATGCATGGACCAATAACTATAAATAAGAATCGGGGATGGAGGAGCTAGAATTTTTATGTTGggagatgaaaatatttttcaagataATTCTTCTTCAAAAATATCTGACAAATaactatatgtatatatattttttactttTAGATTTACTCATAATAAATACTAGTACTCGTCTCCtatctattttttaattaaaaataacaataaatagTGAAATTAAAAATggatttttttgtaaataaatatttataaaaggcaaaaaaatataataaaaatgatattttcGTAATTACTTAACCACCCAAGGGTAAAATCATAAAGGATGTCATACCAAAATATCACTAAATCTtgcttttatatataatttagctATTGGAAGCGTAGGTGCATAATTGAAAGTAAAATATATGGGCCAAAATAGCTCTTAGGAATAAAAATGGATCGTGTTTAAACTCGTTCTCTTATTGAAACAGTCACGTTTCCTGATCAGTCTAAACCCAATCAATTGAGTCTAGAAGTGGCCGacactttcaaataaaaaacagaTGGCCCAAAACTGAATCCCTAACCCTAAAATCCATAGCTCAAATCCACTCCAACTGTTTGGCTAACTcatgaatttgagatttttcgATGATCTGTATATGTGGTCCATGGGTTTGTATTGTACCCTAATGTGTTGTCATAACacttattttaatttcaaaatatatttcttGAATATCGGATGTGTTAATATAATTGTTTTGATTAGTATATGTTactaaatttttgattttattatagaattattgtacgaaaaatatttgtttatgtttttagCATGATGAAAAATGAATTGTCAATTACGGATGAATTTgattgttttatattgaaactCAAGTATTTGATATGccctgatttttttttaaatcttatgAGGTTTAGTATTATAATAAGTTAtactttttttttgaaaaacataaatattttgtttaaagtttatttatgtaaatttagtatttaatccaattaaaataaataaaatgtaaatttatattattttaaattgagcAGAGTTATTTTGTAATCTTACAGTCTTACTACtagttttaatttaaaaaaatatataaagaaataaagaataatatattaaattttttatgatttgaattcaaaatttttggccgCAATATTTCTAATCAATGGAATTAAAATCcactttgaaattttatataCCTGCAGCCGATATTTACTTTATTTATTGTCTAAAAGCTTGCCTATCAGCGTTGCTTCAATTTCGTCCTATAAAAGGAGATATTATTTGGACTAAAATTTTCATTCAAATTAAAGCTTACCTATGGAGAAGGCATTAATCAAAATAGTATTTCTTTGCTTCCTTCTACTTGCCACACCAAGTAAAGAGTATTACTCCTCCctataatttattttacaaaaaaaattatatatatcacaCACACTCACACACACATGAAAAtgcaattgatcaaattatAATTGTTTAAATACCAAACTGTGTATAACATTTAGCAGATTTTGAGTTCCTGAAAATGACAACATCATCAAAGATGGTTATAACAGATGGTTCGTCAAGAAAACTGCTTCAGTACATGACTGCTTTaaaagtttaatattttcttcCTCAGAATGTTGTAAAGTTAATTATCGATGTTTTAGAAATTTTGCTTGTGTACTTAACCCGCCATCAATTCATGTGTGATCTCCCTTTAtcaaaatcttaattttttttttaaaatcagtaATAATTGATATGCCGGCATGATTAATTTGCTATCATCATGCATTCATGTGCTCTTTGCTTGTTGAGGTACAAAAACTCGAATTGTTGTGCTATATATATTGTTACGCTTTATGTTTGCAGGTCTTCTTCCTCTCTTTTGTTGTATCATAATACGATCGATGAatgaattaataattaataaatattctGTCTGCGCGTGTTATGCGAGTTAATTatgtatttattatattaactCAATAGGTCCTATTGAGTGAAtaatttaataaactaaaataaaacaaaaacaatataaaaactcaaattccaaccaaaaataattaaagttaGGGAGGATAAATTCAGTAGGAAAAAATTATCAAGATTTCGGTTCATCGTTACAATCCcctaaaattctcaaattatttctaattgaCATCTATTCATAAGGTGACGAgttctcctaatttatttaatagaCTCTCATGAGCTATATCAAACCTAATATTGAATTGCAACAAGTAACTCTCGTTCACTTATTTAACAAACAATATCgcataaaatatttatgaaaaaacCACTAGCCTTCGATTAGATAATCTATAGCTATAACACATGTATTTGAATTTATCTCTCGATctcaattataattataatacataaaattattCATAGAGGGTGTTCTTCTCGGTCGGAAAAATCCAGGAGGCTGCTCTCTCTTCCAATCTTCTCCTTTCGCtgctgtctttttttttttcttttttttttttcggcgGCCTCAAATCTCAAGTCTCCAATCCCCTCTTCCTCACGGCTGTCCAGATTATAAGAGGATTGGACTTTGAATATTATTGGGCCGGAGCTGGACAAGGCCCAACGCATGTTTCAagatttattaatacatgaagtatATCACGTCTTTTCCTTTTAGTCGGGATGTTGTCGGTTGACTCCGGAGTATCAAAACTATGCGAAACCTCTATTTTTTTTATCGTTTCAACTTATTTTGCTCGATCGGACTTTTACCGAATGAAAACTCATGATTACGAGTCACAAACAATAATTTaaccattaaaattcaattcaCTCAagaacaaataaattaaataaatatatcaaaatatgaaCTTATCATATATATCAAGCATAAAATTgtacaaattttcaaaaaaataaaaattgaaatgaGGGGAAAATCAGGGACAACACCAATATGTAATTTTCGTAGATAAGGCCGTCACCAGTCTTACAAATCATAGTGATGATAGTCCGTCTTTTTCAGAAATTgtttgaaaattattaaaaagaaaagGATAATGTTATATGTACAAATAGAGTTACAAATAAGATTACAAGTTTTCGCATCAAAATCTCTCCAATTGAATTATATTCAATTTCTCGCGATAATTtgaatttttccaattttttacTACTCTTCACAAGACACATTATTGATAGGggtgaaaaaaatttatctttaatCCTAATTACGCAAGCTACGTACATGATCGCCTTCCTCCCTCTTCTCTTTTCGTGAAGGACGGAGCAGACAACTATCGTAGCTTCAGTAAGTATATTTCATCGTATTTTTCAAATACGCTTAATTTgtatttgttttatttagtttagtTAGTTTTTGTACGTGAATGTGTGCAGGGATGATTTTAGGTTTCTTGGCTTCTGTATTTTGTTCAAGTAAGGGGAATTTCCCTCTGAAGTCTTCGGTCACACTGCAGAAGAGTAAGCTTATTAACTTTCATTTATAAGtcaagatccactacctgagatggatcaataaACTCAAGTTCTACATCAAGAACAAATaaactatcaagtatgtggtttgtcgggacaactcaagaatcatcaatCTCAAGTATCAAATCCCTTACAATCAATGTCATCTTATACAACAACACAATAGGAGCAATtaagcatgcaagtatgtgatttaggaaactcgaAGTCAGAACGatctcgagttattcttccCATCTTatctaatgtctattcatacctttatTCGGATTCAAGTATTTGAAACTCTTGcaattcttgatcaactacaagctAGTCAAATTTGTCATCAAATTCTGTTCAACTCAACCTTGATAGCTCAATCTCTTTGTTGCTCTCGTTTCTGATTCAATATTCCACACGGCTCGAACTCGACGACtcgacttcgataatctttcacttcaattctgaaatgaattTATAACATAGCTTAACATCAGCTTTCATTTCCATTTCAATCTCATCTAATCTGAAACCACTACAAGATTTGATtattcaatcaaaatcgatcaaaaccggcggcgtaacagtTCGAAACCGAAATTCCAAACGCATTAACATCATTAATTCAACCATCTAAACCAATACTCATCACCAATTCAGTAGcatacacacatacaaaacagtCCCCAAAATTCAGAATTCtgaaaatcttttcaaaatcgaaaacatgttcaaaacgatgatcttttctcgatccgtcttagatatgctatagTCGTATATACTAAAACatgtttaaacaattaaatcttaattctaacaatattttaaaattcaaatatggtaaaaattcttaaaacttacgtcaaaacgtagcactcgaagccgtgatagcgaatatacgatcaatcagaaattctaccgtgcggatcaaaagatatcgaagCTTGAAGAGGAGAAATTAAATGGCGTTGAAAAATTTTCTGATTTCTTTTCCCCTTGTTGCTGCTGATTCACGTGAGAATGATAGGTAAGCAAGTGGAatttgtgatatatatatataagcctatttgcaatttagtccctgaactcttCAGTAATTTCAAATCAGTCCCCGTccaatctttttaattcaatttcaatcctaaataatttaagaatattagaatttaattctaaactctaaaaattctcaaattaaatatttttggattaaaattaaataatctcgggcttACCCCTTAAACTTTGATAATTGCAATTCGATTCCTGCGCAAGTTTCACCTTCTAATTAACTCTTCTTTAATTCTTGAAActcagaatttaaatcttaaattttgtaattaataacttaatatttttgggtcttACAGGAGAAGTGTCATTTTCTTGTCGTTGGAAAAGCTTGATCTTGTCTGAAATAGGTAATTTCATATCTCATCTCATTTCTATTAATATGATATGGAAATTGAATTTTGTGGAGTTTGGATTTCATAAAATAATGTAATTGTAAgtttgcaaaatatttttttgtgtagGTGTTGTAAATTCAATAGATGGTGGTTTAATGACTGATACACCTTTACTTGCAGAAGATAGTGAGATTGAGCCCAAGGTGGGGATGAAGTTTGAAAATGAGAATGAAGTTTTTGATTTCTATAAGAGATATGTGTATCTTGTTGGTTATCCAGTTAGAAAAAGAACTTCACAGAAGAATAACAAAGGATTTGTTACATTTGTTGTGTTCACATGTTGTCGAAAGGTTGTAGAAATAGTAATACAAGCACTACATTGAAGCCCCAACCAACCAGTCAAACAGGTTTCAAAGCTAGGTTGTCAGCTTGTTCAGATGCTACTGGAGTATGGAAAATTACCAGTGTCTATCTCGAGCACAATCAAGAAATTAGCCCATCCAAATTCAGAGTATTTCGATGCTATCGTCGGTTGAATGCTCATGCGAAACGACAACTAGACGTGAATGATATAACATATATTCCTCTTCATAAAAGTTTTAACTCGGTTGTTGTTGAAAAAGGTGGATATGAGAATATGacttttattgaaaaaattgtCGAAATTATATCGATAAGGTTAGAAAATTAAGACTTGGAGAGGGAGATGCAGCTGATATTCAAGCTTATTTCTCGAAAATGCAGTCTATTTGTCCTAGTTTTTTTCTTTAGctttgattttgatgatgatgGTCGATTAAAGAATGTATTTTGGGCAGATAATAGGAGTAGGCAAGCGTACAAGGAATTTGGTGATGTAGTGACTTTTGATACAACATATTTGACTAATAAGTATGACATGTCATTTGCTCCTTTCATCGGTGTAAATCATCATGGATAGTCGACACTACTTGGATGTGGTATACTTTCTAATCAAGATACATAGACATTTGTATGGTTGTTTAGGATATGGCTAGAGTGCATGGAATTTCAGACACCTCAAGGGATAGTCACTGATCAGGACAAGGCAATGCAGAATGCTATCGAAATCGTATTTCCTAACACAAAACATAGGTGGTGTTTAtggcatatacttaagaaattGCCTGAAAATTTTGGATATCATCTCAAAAGGCTTCCATAATATGGTCTGTACACGAATTGGTGTATGAATCACAAAGTGCAGATGAGTTCGAACAGGGCTGGTATTCTATGCTTGATATGTATGAATTGCAAAATAATAATAGATTAATAGGGCTTTTTAGGGAGAGAAGTCGTTGGGTTCCTTGTTTTCTCAGAACATCATTTTGGGCTGGAATGTCAACAACTCAATGAAGTGAGAGTATGAATGCTTTTTTTGATGGGTATGTGCATTCAAAAATATCTTTAAAACAGTTTGTGAAGCAATATGAGCAAGCTCTAAGAAGTAAAGTCGAGAAAGAGTTCCAAGACGATTTTAGGTCCTTCTTCCAAGTGGTCCCTTGCGTTACTCGATTCGTATGGAGAGGCAATTTCAAACTCCTTATACAATTGTAAAATTTAAAGAATTTCAACAAGAATTGACAGGAAAAGATGTATTGTGACATTGAATCCACTGACAAGGGGTCTTTTGGTATGAGATATGTGGTTACTGAAGATTTTATCGTGCATGAGAAAGTTAAGgaaaaaaagattgaaattatgtttgagagagacaAATGCACATTTTCTTGTAGTTGTCACCTATTTGAGTTCAGGAGAATAATTTGTAGGCATACTATTACAGTTTTGATCCGCAATAAGTTTTCGGTCGTTCCCGAGCAATATATACTTTGGCGTTGGAGGAAAGATGTGCGTAGATTGTATACGAGGGTGAAGATCAATTACAATGGATGGATAAGTACTCCTAGTCAGGGGCGGATCGTGGCCCccccaaaattaaatttttttttagtattatatatttaataattttagaaatagtattatatataataa comes from Henckelia pumila isolate YLH828 chromosome 4, ASM3356847v2, whole genome shotgun sequence and encodes:
- the LOC140860203 gene encoding acyl-coenzyme A oxidase 2, peroxisomal produces the protein MESREENASISMSGDGFLDKDQSIVTRRIQRLCFHLQPAPESASCGDLEVLNCAGRAKIVVNTDRLSEYMRGKHRDIQQRVYDYFNSRPELQTPLEISKDEHRELCMRQLMGLVREAGIRPFRYILEDPGKYFAILEAVGGVDMSLGIKMGVQYSLWGGSVLNLGTKKHQDKFFEGIDNMEYPGCFAMTELHHGSNVQGLQTVATFDPLKDEFIIDTPNDGAIKWWIGNAAVHGKFATVFAKLILPTHDAKGISDMGVHAFIVPIRDMKTHETLPGVEIHDCGHKVGLNGVDNGALRFRSVRIPRDNLLNRFGDVSRDGKYTSSLPSISKRFAATLGELVGGRVGLAYSSVGVLKISVIIAVRYSLLRQQFGPPKQPEISILDYQSQQHKLIPMLASAYAYHFATLHLIDKYSEMKKTHDEQLIGDVHTLSAGLKAYVTSYTAKSLSICREACGGHGYAAVNRFGSLRNDHDIFQTFEGDNTVLLQQVAGYLLKQYQEKFRGGTLTVTWNYLRVSMNSYLSQPNPVTARWEGEDHLRDPKFQLDAFRYRTSRLLQSVAVRLRKHSKTLGSFGAWNRCLNHLLTLAESHIESVILEKFIDAVQSCPDPSSQAALKLICDSYALDRIWNDIGTYRNVDYVAPNKAKAIHKLSEYLSFQVKNVAKELVDAFDIPDYVTRAPIGMQATEEAYSQYTQFAGFEN